Genomic DNA from Theobroma cacao cultivar B97-61/B2 chromosome 3, Criollo_cocoa_genome_V2, whole genome shotgun sequence:
ACTTAATAGCTGGATCAAAAAATTGAATGGGATTGGGCCTTGTCCAATGCAATCCACAATCAAGTCATCCAAAGACCCAAACGAAGTGGATTTGGACAATCCACTAACCAATTCAACAACCAAAGCAGGCCTAAACAAGTTAGCCCACAGCCCAAGACCAAACAATCTACTTCAATCAAAACGACGCGGCTTTGATTAACTATTTgagtttctcttttcttttccaaacGATGTTGttcttctaattttctttgaaacCCTAGCTCAtgtttcttctcttttgttttgcttctGCTATTTTCTCGTTCTCTCtctttaatgtttttttattttatcaagaccTCATCTACCGCCGCACTCTTCGTCACCGGCCATCACACCCTTTGCCAAAACTTCCCCAAACTTCACCCACGAAAACTTTTCAAGCCGATTGTTTCTTGAATTGAATTCGTgtttcaaaaaacaaaatcaaaattcctaaatctcaacctaaaaatttcaaaacccaaaaaaactcaaaaacacTCCTCTCAAACTTCTTGtgtgattttcttttcttatctCCGTGTATTCTTTGAGTACAAAGGGTTAGAAATTTATAGGCCTTTTGCTTCCCTTCTTTGATTGTTTTGCAAATCtgtgattttaatttctttgatttgatTCGAGATTGGAGAGATATTCCTTGatcatgaagaaaaaaaataatatttagaaATTTTAGGGATTCTTTGCAGATTTATGAGTTgaactttcctttttcttttttctttttgattgaTTTCCTCGATTTTCTTATTATGTttctatttttgaattttgccTAGTTTGATCcaatttgttattattatttttttattttctattgtttATGAACTTGTTAGCCTAAAAGATAATTGCTTTCGCCCATTTATCTCATTGGGTTATAAGCCTACTTACCTTCAAGACCCAAGaacaaccaaaataaaaaaaaacaaaacaaatctaataaaattaaattaaataaaacatagGACTAATCTCGGACAAATATGGTGTCTACAACACCAAAAGCCATTAACATTGTTTGCCATGGAAATATGCAGATGACAAATATAGAGGCAAAACCTTCGAAGATTTGAGATTACTCCTAGTGGTAATAAGATTCACAGCTTTGATTCAAAAGCCAATATTTGGGTggcataatatatatatagaaaaagcATGGGGTAAAATAAAGAATGTAGGATAAGGATTTGAAGATagtataaaaatcaaaccatgtATAGTATGCGCGCTTTCCTTGAGCCAATTGCCTTCTACGTttaatttaatccttaatctATATAAGGTAAGATGTAAGAAATGCATTTGAAATTGCACTCATATGCCATAAATATGCTGTCAAAATGTAGGAAGATGAGATACTAGCTAAACTATATTTGGAATTACATACATAGTTTCATCTGGAGaaagattttttaagtttttgacTTGGATACTTTTCctaaattattcattttaatttattatttggtaCTATTCTATTAATCTATTGGTGGATTAAAGTACTAAGACTAATCAATTCAAATAATGTAGTTAAAGAAATGTATAAGGATGAAGATCGGTGATTTTTTATTGGGTTTAAGACAAACAATTTAGTCCCGCgtctaaaaataataatagttttaACTCAAATAGATCATGAACTTAATAGTTTCtgtaaaataatatattttaatagcTAACGTATTAATACACCCTTGaactttcacaaaaaaaaaaaaaacaactaagTTATGTTGTTCAAGGGATACCTTCCATGCTAATGAATGCCACTatgctttttttattataatttcactataaatgagaattttcagAAAAGCaagattttcttatttttatggtatatgaaaaaaaaacaatacattgtttctctttgttccTTTTTGAAAGGATTGTGTGTCAATAGAACCTTTTTTTAAGATGAGATATGGACTTAGACATGGGTGTCAATTGTCACcgtttctttttaataatttgatcCGGTTTTTTAACTAGATGATGGACAAAGGGGAGGCTATGGTATTATGTCACGGATTCCCATTGGCACTAATAGACTAGGGATCTATCATTTATTGTTCACCAATGATGCGATGATTTTCTACGGACAAGAGTTGAAAACCCTTCTAAATATTAAATAGATCCTAAGGTGCTTTTAGGCTATCTCAAGGTTTAAGATCAATTTTCATAAAAGTAGTTTAATGAGTGTGGGGGTTGATAAGTTGTTAGTTGGAAAAGGAGCAAAGAGCATTGATTGTAGAATGAGTGAAATCCTTATGGTGTACTTGGGACTGCCACTGAGAGGTAACTAGAATTCAATGCAAATGTGGAAACTAATCATTGAAAATCTTAAGACTCGGTTGACAAGATGGAAAGCCAAGGTCTTATACAATAGTGGGAAGGTTACACTTTTATGGTTAGTCCTTGCTAGCCTACCTATACTTTTCATGTCCATCTTTCAAATGCTAAAAGGAGTGATAAAGGagttaaagaaaattgaaaagagaTTTTTGTGGAGCGGGAACAAAGAGAGACATAAAATTCATCACATAGAGTGGGTCAAAGTGTGCAACTATAAGGAAAATGAAGGATTGGGTTTCATTAATTTAGAGTTAAGGAATAAAGCTCTATTAAACAAGTGGCTTTAGAGGTTAAGGTGTGAGGGGGACAATTTATGGAGAAAGGCCATAGTAAAGATAGTAAGAGAaaatgtcaaaccctgctttgtaaaataattataatgtcattcacatgcttgatagaatgtttgtatatttaggaagttcgagaaatcgttaaaagacgatattgcccctaatggtactattgagtcgattaagcctcgaactagttcaaataagaattttaaggtgaaattaagagtttcacagtttagggatgactcaaaatggtaattcagaattcgaggatcaatttggagtcaaaccggaattttcactatctaagggtaaaatcgtaatttttccactcgaggataaaatttgagattttgagagaatttagatcacatttgacaaattggagaatggtatgagtataagggatgaaaaaaatgtctatgggcaatttttcagtttttggggcaaaaatgtaatttttcactttacgggggtaaaagtgtaatttttaaaaatttactccaccaaaactttggaaaagtctagaaatttcatggaagacatggataagtgaagaggattgagtggtagaaaaagaaagtcaaaaagatggctagaaaaaaataaaataataaaatattcaaaaggtaaataaaataataatattttattaagcctattaaaaggcttgaaaattccagaattcttcattgggagggtcagccaaaaccagcaggagagagagagaaataagaacaaaccctagagtgagaaaattcaaagaaaaagtgtgatttttcaaggaatcaagtgtttaaaggtatgatttttcaagcttagcttaagatttatcatttccatgcatttctccttattttccatggttaaattatgtgttttgatgatggattcaaatctgatcatatgggtttagagagagaaagttgttagattaatttgattttgaactatgttagtgtttagtgttagtttagcatgtttatgagtaaaacaacaagaaaaatattcattttctccatgaatttctctaggccgaatctagccaatggtgtgtgaggatgaggttgactttattttaagagaattagatggaaaaatgatgaattatgaggttggaaattaaatgggaatttttggtgcaaaaaaattgaaatttttacccactaggggtaaaagcgtaatttgtgatccgaactgataaattggaccacattcacagtcattgaggtattgtggatataattggataattgaaattgaaatggatggaattggagttgaattggagattttagaaatttacactgtgtataggcgagttaggtcggacactgtgattaagcgattgtccaaacatttcacaccctatctagtgcatacgcatggataagagcctgaaataatatatattgatttgacacaaattattgaattttttgtgtcatgtattgtggataggtggtgagctatcTGATACGGGTAAAAGACTACACCCGAGgaccgagaataggagtatatctactcctagtacagtgagtaaacttactatcgtcttaattatctagagtagatttatttaattgtgtgattttatgaaaaaatggtttaattggaaaattattgtgttttatgggaaaatgagattttataaaataattttataaaatttttgaaaatttaataatgatttcaaaaatagagtaattggagacctatactatgattgtgttgtttatccatgattttacattaaatggcttatgataaatgtgggtatgactggttatttttatgatttaaagaatatgtgaactgctttgatttgccttgaatgtgttaagtgagccatgtcatactattgtgattttattggttggtggattataaagtgggcactgcagtgacgggggttccgtgggccagcctaattagaggggcacggttcccaattattgagcttacctcgattggagaggcgcgtaggataactcccgaggtaggatttgagtacacttcacgctggccaccacgtgaaactgggactcagccaacgccaaggaacggctgtgttgtcagaggtgaaatgtgtttgtgtgtgtgacaataaacagccttggcggtctcggtaagaTGCTTTCGCGAGGTATCCtcgagaatggatttttggcaagggccaagtttttgaaaagtgcataagccatgttgagtaattggatgaaatccaattatttatatgggttgggatgaattattttaattgtctcctattactcggctttagattattttgatgatgtctgtctactcactgggattttataatctcaccccttcttcctatacatttttcaggttcagaataggcagtagactgtcaattgcatcgagaagtaaatttcggagttgcatcctagaaagcaaggttatagacttaaaccttctcaagtatttgggggcccacgtgtcattgtaatttaaattgcatactctagttttctatattacaatatgtataaatttattttattttttatgtgcagaaaattaatttttggatgtttcaaaattatatatatatatatatatatatattgttttacactaaaatagattattttaattaatatttttattttattttattattagaaaaaagaaaaaagagagaggaatggaaaaactggtacaaaagacttgcgaggtctcgaaaggcattcgggggaagaatgtctgtcgaggcttcgttgcgattgtcacgggctcgatgggagttccgagtcgtgaTAGAAAACCTAACCAATCTTCTACCAGAGGCAAGCACAAACAAAAGGTATTCTACAGTGTAGAAAAAATCCTAAAACCCCTATTCTCTACTAACGTTTTTTCATGCAGGTGAGTTCCAACATGTAGATGGCTGTAGGTGACAACAAGAAAATTCTTTTCTGGTTTTATAGGTGCGTGGAAAGGGGTACCGTCAAGCAGATTTTCCCCATAATATTTGCCCTTGCAAGCAACAAAAAAGGGTACATTGAGGAGTACGGTAGATGGGAGGGTGACACTAGTGTTCTGCTAAATCCAAATTATTAACAATGAACAATCAACTTGATGGAATTGTTCATTATCCTTTTtagtttaataaatatttgcaTGTTTTCCTAGTTCAATGCTAGTGAACTACAATGAATTTATCTTGAGATCAGTAGACTTGCTCTTATTAGTTCAATAAGCTCAATGTGAATGAATCCAAGAGATGGGTGAACTggattattttgaaattttaaaaactctttttcaaaatttttagaagaTATAAcccttttttcaatttaaatactcaatttgaaaataaacaaaacaattGACTTCTTAGTGAATAAGAGAAAATTTAGAATGCAAGTAAGATTTAGAAGTTAAACAAGAACGacacaaatattttatagaggTTCGACCTCCTTGCCTCCGTCCTCTCCCATAGATTCAGTGAGGAGTTTAAAATTCATTATTGAATCAAGTTTAATACAATGCCTTTTGTggatcaagcataacctttTAATATAATGTCTTTTTATGGTTAAAGCACAACCACTCTACCTTTTATATTGATTAAGGTCTAACCACTTAAGCaaatacaataaaaagaaagtaaatacAACCGGTATGCCTCTTAAAGGCTGaacaacaaattaagtatagtGTTTAGTGAAGAATGAGGGCTCAATAAATACTGCACTATAAGACTTTAAGGATTAAAAGAAGAGTACAAAGGGTCTTGAATGATTTTCACgcctttcttctcttttgagTTGTGTTGCAAAGTGTTCCAACCTTCATAAATGTTGAGGAAACTTGTGTTTATAGTTGCTGAAGTTTCACGAGTATTTGGATGCTCATTAAATGTGAAAATTGTCATTCTTCTCTTCATTCAAGACTCCAACGATCATATTATATCGATACATATgtgaatctatcgatacattgcctcttttatttttgaattcccATTATGATGTCTCAATACATTTGtgcatgtatcgatacatttgaacTTCCCTTCAAGGGTTTTAACATTTTACTTAAAATGTATAGATACATTTACCAATGTATTGTTCCTTTGAGACACTAAGCATTTTATTGAAAGTGCATTGATACTTTTATCAATTATATTAATACTTTTGAGGCAATGAGCATTCTGTTACAATTCTATCGATATATTtgagaatgtatcgatagattgagtttgactttttgaattttgacttttgacttttttcaagaacatgtatcgatagatttcaaaatctatcgatacctatccaaatgtatcgatacatgaagAACATGTATAGATAAATTTGGACCACAAtgcatttttcaaagtctttttTCATTGTTTGTCTTCTCAAACTCATTTGAAAGTGTTAGGGGATGTTTAGACTTGATATTCCAAGACTTAGAggaattttgatcattttctttttgtcatttcaaaacacGAAATTGATTTGAACATTATAAAGTAACAtatcttacttttattttatgaatagaTTAATGATAGTgttaatgaagaaaaagaatactAAGTTAGACATTCCTTAAAACACTAAAGAAACCTATAATAATCAGTGGggatatgatatgtttagaACTTTGTAGATAATTTTTGGATATGATATTCTGTTATTAGATGGGCAAGGAAGATCTCATGTCAGGTGGAAGCAATTCCAACCTCATACTTAGGGATGCCATTGGGCTCAACCATAATTCGGCATCTTTTTGGAGACCAGTGTTAGATAGGGCTGGGACTAAGCTTGTAGGATTGAAGGCAAAGACACTCTCTTTTAGAGGGAGAGTTACCTTGCTTAAGTCAATATTGGCAAGTCTACCAATTCCAATCAAAGTGAAAAATGAGTTAGaaaaattgtaaaagaaattCCTATAAGGAGctataaaaaacaaaaggaagataCATTATGTGGGGTGGGAAAAGGTTCGTAAGTATAAGGAGTGTGGAGGAATAGGGGTGACTGACTTGGAAGTAAAAAACAAAGCATTGTTAAACAAGTGGATCTGGCAATATGGGGAGGAGAAAGATAGTTTGTGGAGAGAGATTTTAGTTGGAACAACTGGAAGTGATCTTATTGTTCTTTTGTCAAATGTAAGTGTAAATAGGAGAGTGTCAACATTGTGGAAGAAAATTATTGATCCCCTTCCCCCAACTAATAAGGTTTTCTTGTAGGTTTCATTCTAATATTGGTTTTGCAATTGAGAATGGTAAAAACTTGAAGTTTTGGCAAGACGAATGGATTAAAGAAATCACATTGGTGCAGTCGGTTCCAAGGATTTTTGCTTTggcaaaaagtaaaaaagggAAGATTGTTGAATTTGGGAGTTAGGAAGATGAAAAATGGATTTAGACAGTTGAACTTAAGAGACAGCTTTATGATTGGGAAATTGCACAGTGGGAGCAACTTCAAGAGGTGCTGGGTGAGTTTCAACTGAATAAAGAACTTAAAGATGAACTCATATGGAAAAAAGAAGCATGTGGGAAATATACTACAAATTCTTTTTGTAAGTATACTCTTGTCACTGCCTATAATACTAATGGGATTTGGAGGTTTGTTTGGGCAAATTTGGCTCCCTATAAAGTGGAGATATTTATGTGGCAATTGTTACATGGCAAaattgggtgaagaaagaactAACCAAAAGAGGAGTTCATGTTAACAATGATTTTCTGTGTGTTCTGTGCAACACAGAGTCTGAGTCTTGCGATCATTTGTTTGCTAAATGTAAAGAAACATGGAAAGTATGGGCAGGGTGGCGTAAAATGTGGGGTGTGGTTTGGGTATCCTCTGGAAATGTTAGAGGGTTACGCGATGTTTGGAATGGATGCCAATTGGGGAGTTCGGATAAAAGAACCTGGAGGATAGCATTCTTTTCAGTGGTATGGTCCATTTGGAAGGATAGGAACGAGATGGTATTTAGAGGGAAAGAGTGAGATGCAGGAAGATGTTTGGAGTTGGCTGGAATTAAAGTAGCGGAATGGGCAAATGTAAAGTGGCCTAGGGAGTTTCCGTCAATGTTGGATGTTTATAGGCAGCGTTCAGAGCAAGGCCATCAACATAATAAAAGACAATAGAGAAGAAGGATTGAATAGGAGAAACCTCAAAACGGACAAGTGAAATTCAATATCAATGGGGCAGCGAGAGGATGCCCAGGGCCAGCAGGCATTGGAGGTATTTTGATAGACTCAAGTGGGGAGGTTAAAGTTTTACTCTAAGTCAAATGGTATGGCATACTCAAATATAGCAGAAATTTTGGCAATAAGGGAGGCATTCCTTATTTTCTCAGCATCACAGCAGATAGAGAACCAAAGGCTTCTCATCGAAAGTGACTCAAGTAATAAGGTGAAGCAGATTAAAGATGCGAGCCCGACACCTTGGAGAATGAGAAAATGACTACTGCAAATAGAAAGAGTGAAAAAATGGACTGACCGGTTGGGAGATAAGTCATACTCTGAGGGAGGCAAATCAAAGAGCTAATAACCTTGCAAAAGGAGTCCTGTTGCAAACGGATATCCTGAGAGTGTTCTAGTATGACTCGGTGACTTCTGCACAAACTATTTTGCTAAGTTTCTGTAAATGTGCACAGGTTAATCTAGTTGAAACCTTGGGGGCAACCATTTTGCTGAATTGTGTATGTAGGTGGAAGGGTTTATGGGGAATGGTTGTATCTGACAGATTAGGGCATTTTATTGTGTTTTTGGGGTGTTGGTCGAGTAATGGTCGTTGCTCACTGGACGGGAATGGCTGTAAATGAATGATGAGGTAGCTGTGTTGATTCCATGTGTTACTTTTGGTTGGTAcagggtattttttttttttttttttgctttcttctttgcaGGGTGAGATTCTTGTTCATGCGATCAGGATCTTGGCTTGATAGATTGatctaaacaacaaaaaatatttttgacaatttatTCAACGGTTTATCAAAGAATAAAATACATATAACATATTTTACACtacatttttctccaaaaaattattttgttgttaCAAATCAGACCctaaaatctttttaatttatatttcttttccaatcttTCGATAGAAACTAAGTGCTGAAAATATTTTCAGAAAATATCCTCCTACCCTGTAGGTAGAGACTAGAGAAGACTATCACAGAAAACTGAATGCTATTGTTCgccaaaataactctatatatgATCAACAATTACCCTCGGGGTTTGGTTATAATTAACCATTAATTTAGTGATAAGCATGAGTTCCAACATAAGTATAACTATCCACCTTAACTCTGGTTGATATTTGGTGAATAAACCTCAATACCTTGTACATACAGCTTCAACAACATTACCATAGCAGAAGTAACTGTAGTGAGGACCACCAttcccattttcttctttttcctttttttgaaTTAAGGGCAATGGAACCAAAACTGGGATGAATATCCTTTCTCAATAACCTTTAGAGTTAATTCAAACTCGAATATTTAGGCACAAACCAGATAGTAAAACAACTAATGTCAATAATTTAATATCTAACTTAATAACCAAACCAAAATAGTCTAGGCCTCAAAGCCTAGCGATAcccaaacattaaaaaaaaaaaaaaaaggaagaacaaccCAAAGATCCTTCaacattttaaacaaaatctTAAAAAGGATTGGAACTCCTAAAAGAGGGCAACTAATCTGTGGCGATAAGTTGATATTCTGATTACTCAAAGCATCTAGAAACGACCAATTCCCCAAACTCTGATTACACCATCTGTATACCCACTAAACAAGGTGCTTCCATCAGCACTCCAGTTCAAGCTTGTGCAGTATATGACCTGCAAAATCCAgataaatgtaaattttaattgtttgcaATACAATGAACATAATTCCATCACTATCCTTAATAAGCCAATTGCTGAATCATAGCCAATAAAACCAGGGTCATGAAACAGAAGTCAGTACAATCATTAAACCAACTTCTACATGCTACAACCAATGAACCAATCCAAgatataaattaaaacaaaacaaaaagaacttTGCTTACAActtgaaaaacaaacaagatTCCATGTACCAATTTTACCATGAGATTTAATAACAAGTTTCCAGCTTTGAGCATTACAATAGCAAGTTTTGAAACAATGAACTTCATAGAAAGCATACTAATAAAGCTAGCAGCAATGCGGAACATGCTTAATGAGAAAATAACTCCAGATTCACAAACAAGAAGATTAAAGCTAAGTTCTTATATGCTCAAAAAACattcaatgaaattttaaaatatcccAAATGAtttgcaaaattgaaataaacaattatAACAGATTGCAAACGCAACTAAAATGCTTGTCTTAATGAATTCAGGGTAAATAATTCGTATTGAGATTACAATATACACTGCATTAAATTCTAACAGAGCAGCCCCATTCCCATTAATATATTCAGAACAAACAGAATTAAAAGTAATCTACATCATGACAGgtcaaaatacaaatgcacACACAATCACATTTCTAGGATGATGGTATAGCTAAAACatttctttccaacaattagtCACACTAAAGCTACATTGCATCCAAAATTTCTACCAAAAATGTGACATGCCAATTGTCAGACAAACTAAATCAAACCAGAGCTatatttcaacattcaatcaaaatatttagaataataatgataataaagtATTATTACCTTCTTCTTGTTTGCTGTGTCGGTGACATCAGACTTCTCAGCCTCAGCCTTGAGATCAACCTTCAAGTCCTCCACAATGCTCTTGCTCTCCAGATCCCAGATCTTGATACTCTGCTCCGTCGCAGCGCAAAGCCAGTACCTGTTAGGACTAAAGCAAAGCGAGTGAATGACCGCACCCGCATCAAGACTGTAAAGCTTCTTTCCTTCGGCCAAATCCCACAACAGAATCACTCCATCTTTTCCTCCACTAGCACACAAAGACCCATCAGGCGAAACCGCCACCGTGTTCACATAACCGGAGTGTCCGGTCAATGTGTTACGAATCTTACAGTTGGTCAGGTTCCAAACTTTCACGGTCTTATCCCATGAAGCCGAAACGATGGTGGGTTGGAGAGTATTGGGGCTGAAACGAACGCAGCTCACCCAATCGGTATGAGCCTCGCCGTCTTGGATTGTGTATTTGCATTCTCCAAGGGTATTCCAAAGCTTGATAGTTCGATCACGAGAAGCCGAAACGATCTGACGGTTGTCAATGGAAAAGGCAACGGAGAGCACATCTTTGGTGTGGCCGACGAAGCGACGAGCGGAGGTTCCGGCGTTTAAGTCCCAAAGACGAAGCTCACCATCCCAGGAACCGGAGAGAGCGAACTGGGAATCGGATGAGAGGACAACATCTTGGACGAAATGAGAGTGGCCGGTAAGACGACGGCGTGGGACACCGTAGGTCTTTTCGTCTTTGGTTAACTGCCAAAGGATGATGGATTTGTCGCGAGAGGAAGTGACGATCATGTCGGAGTTGTCGATGGGGGTGGCGATGGCTGTCACCATGTCGGTGTGGGCTCGCATGGTGCCGCGGAGAACCAATGCTTCGGAGACGGCCATTTTCTTTTGGCGTTAGGGAGCGGGGCGGCTTCTAGGGTTTTTCAAGGGGAAATGAGAGGCCAAGGAAGAGTTTGAGAAGCGAAACCGACTCAGTATAAGAAGTATATATAGTACCAACCGGCATAAGGCATTAGGGTTTTGGAGACAAACAATACTCtcctcttttgttttttttttttttttccctaatTTTCTGACCATTTGGCATTTCATTTGGGCCTTCCATGTTTGCTCgtcaaaatttgggttcaaTCCCTAtattatcccaaactattaaatttagtttctgttttattatttaaataaattgagttttggcctttttacaaaattaattgagCTTAATTTTAGAGGAAATTGTAAGTGATGGTCATCCTCGTAAGcccatttcaaaaataacgttcaatataaaattaattgttttatccaattttaaCTATAAGATaacaaaaatacttttaaaactattttagacaaattaaatgctttcaattttttccccTACCATTCATCTGTTGTGCTCCCGTTTTTC
This window encodes:
- the LOC18604259 gene encoding guanine nucleotide-binding protein subunit beta-like protein, producing MAVSEALVLRGTMRAHTDMVTAIATPIDNSDMIVTSSRDKSIILWQLTKDEKTYGVPRRRLTGHSHFVQDVVLSSDSQFALSGSWDGELRLWDLNAGTSARRFVGHTKDVLSVAFSIDNRQIVSASRDRTIKLWNTLGECKYTIQDGEAHTDWVSCVRFSPNTLQPTIVSASWDKTVKVWNLTNCKIRNTLTGHSGYVNTVAVSPDGSLCASGGKDGVILLWDLAEGKKLYSLDAGAVIHSLCFSPNRYWLCAATEQSIKIWDLESKSIVEDLKVDLKAEAEKSDVTDTANKKKVIYCTSLNWSADGSTLFSGYTDGVIRVWGIGRF